Proteins from one Mastacembelus armatus chromosome 16, fMasArm1.2, whole genome shotgun sequence genomic window:
- the mal2 gene encoding protein MAL2: MSEPATNVNPAATSFPAPTISLPLGLEVLRTYSGFLVCLEILFGGLVWILVASSNVPVPLLQGWVMFVSVMTFFLSSTYLTLLITGLADRINTDWNFLDVVYHFVALLFYFAAFVLEAATTAANGGAYIKPLANSTETVLCITYPRGNIFTVLNDKQYSINVAATIFAFIVTVCYCCSMIMGFKRWRM; the protein is encoded by the exons ATGTCGGAACCAGCCACTAACGTTAATCCCGCTGCCACTTCTTTCCCAGCGCCAACTATTTCTCTACCTTTGGGACTGGAAGTATTGAGGACTTACTCCGGATTCCTCGTCTGTTTAGAAATT CTGTTTGGTGGTTTAGTATGGATCCTGGTGGCTTCCTCCAATGTGCCCGTGCCTCTGCTGCAGGGCTGGGTGATGTTTGTCTCCGTCATgaccttcttcctctcctccacctaCCTCACACTTCTCATCACTGGCCTGGCTGATCGCATCAACACTGACTGGAACTTCTTG GATGTGGTGTACCATTTCGTAGCTTTGCTTTTCTACTTTGCTGCCTTCGTGTTGGAGGCAGCAACTACAGCAGCGAATGGAGGAGCCTACATCAAGCCACTAGCTAACAGCACTGAAACCGTCTTGTGTATAACTTATCCTCGGGGCAACATATTCACAGTCCTAAATGACAAGCAATACAGTATTAATGTGGCAGCCACG atatttgcatttattgtgACAGTTTGCTACTGCTGCAGTATGATCATGGGCTTTAAAAGGTGGCGGATGTAA